A single genomic interval of Prionailurus viverrinus isolate Anna chromosome A2, UM_Priviv_1.0, whole genome shotgun sequence harbors:
- the LOC125150411 gene encoding uncharacterized protein LOC125150411 isoform X1 yields the protein MALVTGRRLIQPPGTRLPPSGGPKSHLTEGQDTHFTFMAPKNFQEPRMKTKDIGEVNLGRLNGQIHVQSLSIIVSQPSSGESHGSLFGDGLAPGTGHPGSPDESSGGWAEPCCRDKYISFSSLALSNPHPEEPALLSPQIPGQLLATPPQVRPPGANLPPAVMHRMPPWVRLAGCPPGAFQSPGGPAAGWWGGGVGHRNFRGRCQASPDLRAPRALASIGNLEPFGVPDLGLSLACLVGKGLTMQGSLGLGFHLVPFFILSFFLSFFLSFFLCGFCLLAFCFVLFFADLCGFIAQGHFSFCFQEKNILGSVWVGTPRVPPPNLCSFKVIAKDLLSPRRGATPILKSTGYIHFRYISIFIFATFLRINLWCRARSPETHGSIWAKLCPFPSPVSAIS from the coding sequence ATGGCCTTAGTCACGGGGCGCAGGCTGATTCAACCTCCTGGCACCAGGCTCCCACCCTCGGGTGGGCCCAAAAGTCACCTCACGGAAGGACAAGACACCCATTTCACTTTTATGGCCCCGAAGAATTTTCAGGAACCACGGATGAAGACCAAGGATATCGGAGAAGTCAACTTGGGTCGTTTGAACGGCCAAATACACGTGCAGTCCTTATCAATCATTGTGTCACAGCCGAGTTCAGGGGAGTCCCACGGTTCGCTTTTCGGCGATGGCCTGGCTCCTGGGACGGGGCACCCCGGGTCACCTGATGAAAGCTCTGGGGGTTGGGCTGAGCCGTGCTGCCGTGACAAGtatatttccttctcctccctggcGTTGTCTAATCCACACCCTGAGGAACCAGCTCTCCTCAGTCCTCAAATTCCTGGTCAGCTGCTAGCCACCCCTCCCCAGGTAAGGCCTCCTGGGGCAAATTTACCCCCTGCCGTAATGCATCGGATGCCCCCCTGGGTGAGGCTTGCTGGCTGCCCTCCTGGGGCCTTCCAGAGTCCAGGGGGGCCTGCGGcggggtggtggggtggtggggtggggcacaggaaCTTCCGAGGTAGGTGCCAGGCCTCGCCAGACCTCAGAGCCCCCCGCGCCCTGGCCTCCATTGGTAACCTCGAGCCCTTTGGAGTTCCAGACCTGGGACTCTCTCTGGCCTGTCTGGTGGGAAAAGGACTTACAATGCAGGGAAGTTTAGGGCTGGGTTTTCATTTggttcctttctttattctttctttctttctttctttctttctttctttctttctttgtggtttttgtttgctcgctttttgttttgttttgttttttgccgaTCTGTGTGGCTTCATAGCACAAGGgcatttttcattctgtttccaagaaaaaaatatcttgggTTCAGTTTGGGTGGGAACCCCCCGTGTCCCCCCACCAAATCTGTGCTCCTTCAAGGTCATTGCCAAGGACCTCCTGTCTCCCAGGAGGGGTGCCACACCCATACTGAAAAGCACCGGCTATATTCATTTTCGCTACATTTCTATATTCATTTTCGCTACATTTCTACGTATTAACCTTTGGTGCAGGGCCAGAAGCCCTGAGACACACGGCAGCATATGGGCAAagctctgtccctttcccagtCCTGTCTCGGCTATCTCCTGA
- the VMAC gene encoding vimentin-type intermediate filament-associated coiled-coil protein has product MSAPQPLQIREANAHLAAVHRRAAELEARLDAAERTVSAQAERLARHDQQLRAALEELGRAKDCEIAALQEQLLTSEATVHSLQAALRQRNELIGQLQPRAELLQDICRWRPPVAGLLAALAEAERLGPLPTGDPSHPPPSGPGPGLANSTGDEEDRNHLQPAVFGTTV; this is encoded by the exons ATGTCGGCGCCGCAGCCGCTGCAGATCCGCGAGGCGAACGCACACCTGGCGGCTGTGCACCGGCGCGCGGCGGAGCTGGAGGCGCGGCTGGACGCGGCGGAGCGCACAGTGAGCGCCCAGGCCGAGCGCCTGGCCCGCCACGACCAGCAGCTGCGCGCTGCGCTGGAGGAGCTGGGCCGCGCCAAGGACTG TGAGATTGCCGCTCTCCAGGAGCAGCTGCTGACCTCCGAGGCCACGGTCCACAGCCTGCAGGCCGCCCTACGCCAGAGGAATGAGCTcatcgggcagctgcagccccGGGCCGAGCTGCTGCAGGACATCTGCCGTTGGCGGCCACCCGTGGCCGGGCTGCTGGCCGCCCTGGCCGAAGCCGAGCGCCTAGGGCCCTTGCCAACTGGAGACCCCAGCCACCCACCCCCCAGTGGGCCCGGTCCAGGCCTTGCCAACAGCACTGGGGACGAGGAAGACAGGAACCACCTGCAGCCTGCGGTGTTTGGGACCACCGTGTGA
- the NDUFA11 gene encoding NADH dehydrogenase [ubiquinone] 1 alpha subcomplex subunit 11, whose product MVQTLLQQYRDIPDGTECHRKTYASTTLSGAAGLIFSAYSVTLQPPDSFLEGVARTGRYTFTAAAIGAIFGLTSCISAQVREKPDDPLNYFIGGCAGGLTLGARTHSYGIGAAACAYMGTIAALVKMGQLEGWKVFAAPKV is encoded by the exons ATGGTGCAGACGCTTCTTCAGCAATACCGGGACATTCCCGATGGCACCGAGTGCCACCGCAAGACCTACGCCAGTACCACACTGAGTGGTGCCGCTG GCCTGATCTTCTCCGCCTACAGTGTCACGCTGCAGCCGCCAGATTCCTTCCTGGAGGGAGTGGCGAGGACAGGGCGATACACATTTACTGCAG CTGCCATCGGTGCCATATTTGGCCTCACCTCCTGCATCAGTGCCCAGGTCCGAGAGAAGCCCGACGACCCCCTCAACTACTTCATCGGAGGCTGTGCCGGAGGCCTGACCCTGGGAGCGCGCA CTCACAGCTATGGGATCGGAGCCGCCGCGTGCGCGTACATGGGCACGATCGCCGCGTTGGTCAAGATGGGCCAGCTGGAGGGCTGGAAGGTGTTTGCAGCACCCAAGGTGTGA